Proteins found in one Amycolatopsis aidingensis genomic segment:
- a CDS encoding Ppx/GppA phosphatase family protein → MRLGVLDVGSNTVHLLVVDAHRGAHPTPMHSEKTVLRLAEQITADGELSKRGAEELVHAVESARAAAARLGCEDVLAFATSAVREAKNVSTVLRKVAEETGVELQVLTGEDEARLTFLAVRRWYGWSAGQLLVLDIGGGSLEVAIGMDEAPELAASLPLGAGRITRTRFAHDPPRRSELVSTTAWLEDQLGELAKKLARHGAPDRAVATSKTFRSLARLTGAAPSSAGPRVRRTLTDTALRQLISFISRMSSADLAELEGVSASRAHQLVAGALVAQATMRALSLPELEICPWALREGVILRRLDHSNGTDQTVPDGGALDVDDKQRARWKG, encoded by the coding sequence CGCCGATGCACTCCGAGAAGACCGTGCTGCGCCTGGCCGAGCAGATCACGGCCGACGGTGAGCTGAGCAAGCGCGGCGCCGAGGAGCTGGTGCATGCGGTCGAGTCGGCCAGGGCCGCGGCCGCGCGGCTCGGCTGCGAGGACGTGCTCGCCTTCGCCACCTCGGCGGTGCGCGAGGCGAAGAACGTGAGCACCGTACTGCGCAAGGTCGCCGAGGAGACCGGGGTCGAGCTACAGGTGCTCACCGGCGAGGACGAGGCGCGGCTGACCTTCCTCGCGGTGCGCCGGTGGTACGGCTGGTCCGCGGGCCAGCTGCTGGTACTGGACATCGGCGGCGGCTCGCTGGAGGTCGCCATCGGCATGGACGAGGCCCCCGAGCTGGCGGCCTCGCTCCCGCTGGGTGCGGGCCGGATCACCAGGACCAGGTTCGCGCACGACCCGCCGCGCCGCTCGGAGCTGGTGTCCACCACGGCCTGGCTGGAGGACCAGCTCGGCGAGCTGGCCAAGAAGCTGGCCCGGCACGGGGCGCCGGACCGGGCGGTTGCCACCTCCAAGACCTTCCGTTCGCTGGCCAGGCTGACCGGTGCCGCGCCGTCCTCGGCAGGCCCGCGGGTGCGGCGCACCCTGACCGACACCGCGCTGCGCCAGCTGATCTCGTTCATCTCCCGGATGTCCTCGGCCGACCTCGCGGAACTGGAGGGGGTCAGCGCCAGCAGGGCGCATCAGCTGGTCGCGGGCGCGCTGGTGGCGCAGGCCACGATGCGAGCCTTGTCGCTTCCGGAGTTGGAGATCTGCCCCTGGGCGCTGCGCGAAGGCGTGATCCTGCGGCGGCTGGACCATTCCAACGGCACCGACCAGACTGTTCCGGACGGTGGCGCGCTGGACGTGGATGACAAGCAACGGGCACGGTGGAAGGGATGA